The following proteins are encoded in a genomic region of Variovorax paradoxus:
- a CDS encoding pentapeptide repeat-containing protein produces the protein MSSQLIILAHDMWRKGAGGAPAGLVGQADSFAYAGLDLGLAQFAGSTFAGTSFTATSFKQAGWSACQFTGCNFTQCDFSGISITGCTFVNCSFTRANFDGGSIGTSTFTQCQWDDISFAGGRWNDVGVLNCGGTVVHAQGLQGRSVDFTGSTFEQLEFQGANIN, from the coding sequence GTGAGCTCGCAGTTGATCATCCTGGCCCACGACATGTGGCGCAAAGGCGCAGGCGGAGCGCCGGCGGGCCTTGTGGGGCAGGCCGACAGCTTCGCCTACGCAGGGCTCGACCTGGGACTGGCGCAGTTCGCCGGCTCGACTTTCGCGGGCACCAGCTTCACCGCGACCAGCTTCAAGCAGGCGGGTTGGAGCGCCTGCCAGTTCACCGGTTGCAACTTCACGCAGTGCGACTTCAGCGGCATATCGATTACCGGCTGCACCTTCGTCAACTGCAGCTTCACGCGCGCCAACTTCGACGGCGGCAGCATCGGCACCAGCACCTTCACGCAGTGCCAATGGGACGACATCAGCTTTGCGGGCGGCCGCTGGAATGACGTCGGCGTGCTGAACTGCGGCGGCACCGTGGTGCATGCGCAGGGCCTGCAAGGGCGCAGCGTGGACTTCACGGGCAGCACCTTCGAGCAGCTGGAGTTCCAGGGCGCGAACATCAACTGA
- a CDS encoding RHS repeat-associated core domain-containing protein, producing the protein MSGTEGTKAPAQREPQTAVAPLNTIVKEDIAAASKAVDDWLRSFSGGYVTLERLTMVLGSIPIVGNIMALVDVFLDIINIVEKKAKDGVEAFLVWVSLGINLIGLIPLPPTMAAARMSLRPTLHLVKQQLKSATSNLGEAIVTTLVGHLNATIVGELDKFIDGAIDKLDGILKSCADLADKIIDNLVDILRRVLGQKDLFTVARPGAAETKVHDPKTQSTWSRMWGSAVRYTKESANYVAKAAASQLPAGVASRVDGVIAQMLDFKRLLRGQLSKLADREAQASIMWLLHKLRDALLRKKGKGSAIVSPQAGAKAEKAKPGTALGHIGKQAPPTGNPDCGKNCPAPARIGASISLATGNESFTHTDFVLAAPLPIEWARTYASDLDAFDRGSLGARWITPYSMRVDITTPLRGARKGRASLVYRAADGRSHAYPVLAVGQAHRDAIEEITVSRLSETLLALDFGKPLPAGEQADWRELYELVDSEQPHFRLVAQQAKDGQSIGLRYDHVIASTGEQVLSDIISKQGDAVMAHVGTQPDAKTGLVQSLWELKEGQVVRQLAAYTHDAEHDLIAAQDENGASWSYTYSQHLVTRYTDRTGRGMNLEYNGTGADAKAVREWSDDGSFALQLEWDANIRLTYVTDALGGETWHYYDIEGYTYRIIHPDKLEEWFFRDDAKNVTRHVHTDGTTDDYSYDEDGNLQTHTRADGSRVHFEYDSQHRLTGIRDAEGGGWKRGYDAQGHLTEEIDPLGHKIEYAYDKAGRPVRITDAKGGVKALAYSPSGQLLSYTDCSAKTSRWEYDERGRVTKAVDAAGNTTGYRYASGQLEEIVLPDKTSEHLTHDAEGRLLAHADALGRRTRYSYTRAGLIASRTDAAGRSLKYHWDLLGRLTELQNENGSHYNFHYDPVGRLLEETGFDRKTTHYRHEATTGTLAEVVEAGHATQLQFDSLGRLVERNAGGGQLEHFAYDRNGRLVQAANRDARLQWFYDPAGNLTREHHHYLANARTAVWQHRYDELNERVATTRPDGHVTQWLTYGSGHVHGLLVDGQDILGFERDDLHREVAREQGNGLSQRQKYDPAGRLLEQRISQTGRGPADALELSRRYTYDKAGQLTAIGDSRRGRLDYRYDPVGRLLEANSRLGREVFAFDPAGNIVDPALAEGPVQRTANKLLDNLLKEYAGTSYRHDERGNLVERVKNGRKTVFAWDGFSRMAAATDPDGITTTFSYDPLGRRVAKRSRDATTSFGWDGDVLAFESTQSTAALNEQQGQGWSVHYIHERDSFVPLVQIRQPRAMALSETTDVKALMEANGGAYDIEQDPLWNGEQRSVPSAFDGKEMAFYQCDHLGTPQELTDHEGSIAWSAQHKAWGEARETISEAGRRAGLRNPIRFQGQYFDEETGLHYNRYRYYDPYAGRFLSRDPVGLLGGFNLHQFVPNPVEWIDPLGLARQKGITPNNKGTRTTIEGGALPEAAVGYSGRAGGSGASNPVVKELYDSVPEELQSPTHSWCGEPDALSGVANQHNVSNVAELRKVVHGATSTTVRNDGVALPFCSSCGHVMRRLGVCDGAKK; encoded by the coding sequence ATGTCAGGGACGGAAGGCACCAAGGCGCCGGCGCAGCGCGAACCCCAGACCGCGGTCGCCCCCCTGAACACCATCGTCAAGGAGGACATCGCGGCGGCCAGCAAGGCGGTGGACGACTGGCTGCGCTCGTTCAGCGGCGGCTATGTCACGCTGGAGCGGCTGACCATGGTGCTGGGCAGCATTCCGATCGTCGGCAACATCATGGCGCTGGTGGATGTGTTCCTGGACATCATCAACATCGTCGAGAAAAAAGCCAAGGACGGCGTCGAGGCCTTCTTGGTCTGGGTGAGCCTGGGCATCAACCTGATCGGGCTGATCCCGCTGCCGCCGACCATGGCGGCGGCGCGCATGAGCCTGCGGCCCACGCTGCACCTGGTGAAGCAGCAGCTCAAGAGCGCCACCTCCAACCTGGGCGAGGCGATCGTCACCACGCTGGTCGGGCACCTTAATGCCACCATCGTGGGAGAGCTCGACAAGTTCATCGACGGCGCCATAGACAAGCTCGACGGCATCCTGAAGAGCTGCGCGGACCTGGCCGACAAGATCATCGACAACCTCGTGGACATTCTTCGGCGCGTGCTGGGGCAGAAGGACCTGTTCACCGTCGCCAGACCCGGCGCGGCGGAAACGAAGGTGCACGACCCGAAGACGCAAAGCACCTGGAGCCGGATGTGGGGCAGTGCGGTGCGCTACACCAAGGAGTCTGCGAACTACGTGGCCAAGGCGGCGGCGAGCCAACTGCCCGCGGGTGTCGCGAGCCGGGTCGACGGCGTCATCGCGCAGATGCTGGACTTCAAGCGGCTACTGCGCGGGCAGTTGTCGAAGCTGGCGGACCGGGAGGCGCAGGCCAGCATCATGTGGCTGCTGCACAAGCTGCGGGATGCGTTGCTGCGCAAGAAAGGCAAGGGGTCGGCCATCGTGTCGCCGCAGGCGGGGGCCAAGGCCGAGAAGGCCAAGCCGGGTACGGCGCTCGGCCACATCGGCAAGCAGGCACCGCCCACGGGAAATCCCGACTGCGGAAAAAACTGCCCTGCGCCGGCGCGCATCGGCGCTTCGATCAGCCTCGCGACCGGCAATGAGAGCTTCACGCACACCGATTTTGTCCTTGCCGCGCCGCTGCCCATCGAATGGGCGCGCACCTACGCCAGCGACCTGGACGCCTTCGACCGAGGCAGCCTGGGTGCACGATGGATCACGCCCTACAGCATGCGCGTGGACATCACGACGCCCTTGCGCGGCGCTCGCAAGGGACGCGCGAGTCTGGTCTATCGCGCAGCCGACGGGCGCAGCCACGCGTATCCGGTGCTGGCCGTCGGACAGGCGCATCGCGATGCCATCGAGGAAATAACGGTTTCGCGCCTCAGCGAGACCTTGCTGGCGCTCGACTTCGGCAAGCCGCTGCCCGCGGGAGAGCAAGCCGATTGGCGCGAGCTCTACGAACTGGTCGACAGCGAGCAGCCGCACTTTCGCCTGGTCGCGCAGCAGGCCAAGGACGGCCAATCCATCGGCCTGCGCTACGACCACGTGATCGCCTCTACCGGCGAGCAGGTGCTCAGCGACATCATCAGCAAGCAGGGCGATGCGGTGATGGCGCACGTCGGCACCCAGCCCGATGCAAAGACCGGCCTCGTCCAGTCGCTGTGGGAGCTGAAGGAAGGCCAGGTCGTGCGCCAGCTGGCCGCCTACACGCACGATGCCGAACATGACCTGATTGCCGCGCAGGACGAGAACGGCGCCAGCTGGAGCTACACCTACAGCCAGCACCTTGTCACCCGCTACACCGACCGCACCGGCCGCGGCATGAACCTGGAATACAACGGCACCGGCGCCGACGCCAAGGCCGTGCGCGAGTGGTCCGACGACGGCAGCTTTGCACTGCAGCTGGAGTGGGACGCCAACATCCGCCTGACCTATGTCACCGATGCGCTGGGAGGCGAGACCTGGCACTACTACGACATCGAGGGCTACACCTACCGAATCATCCACCCCGACAAGCTGGAGGAATGGTTCTTCCGCGACGATGCAAAGAACGTCACGCGGCATGTGCATACCGACGGAACCACCGACGACTACAGCTACGACGAAGACGGCAACCTGCAGACGCACACCCGTGCCGACGGCAGCCGGGTGCACTTCGAGTACGACAGCCAGCACCGCCTCACCGGCATCCGCGATGCCGAGGGCGGTGGTTGGAAGCGCGGCTACGACGCACAGGGTCATCTGACGGAAGAGATCGATCCGCTGGGCCACAAGATCGAGTACGCCTATGACAAGGCCGGGCGGCCTGTGCGCATTACCGATGCGAAGGGCGGCGTGAAGGCGCTTGCTTATTCCCCGTCAGGGCAATTGCTCAGCTACACCGATTGCTCCGCGAAGACCAGCCGATGGGAGTACGACGAGCGTGGCCGTGTGACCAAGGCCGTGGACGCAGCAGGCAACACCACCGGCTATCGCTATGCCAGTGGCCAACTCGAAGAAATCGTGCTGCCCGACAAGACCAGCGAGCACTTAACGCACGACGCCGAAGGGCGTCTGCTCGCACACGCCGACGCGCTCGGCCGGCGTACCCGCTACAGCTACACGCGCGCAGGCCTCATCGCGAGCCGCACCGACGCTGCCGGCCGCTCGCTCAAATACCACTGGGACTTGTTGGGCCGGCTCACAGAGCTGCAGAACGAGAACGGCAGCCACTACAACTTTCACTACGACCCCGTAGGACGGCTGCTCGAAGAAACCGGCTTCGACCGCAAGACCACGCACTATCGCCACGAGGCAACCACCGGTACGCTCGCCGAAGTGGTCGAGGCCGGCCACGCGACCCAGCTGCAGTTCGATTCACTCGGCCGACTTGTCGAGCGGAATGCCGGGGGAGGCCAGCTGGAGCACTTCGCGTACGACCGCAATGGCCGCTTGGTGCAGGCCGCCAATCGCGATGCGCGCTTGCAGTGGTTCTATGACCCGGCGGGCAACCTGACGCGCGAGCATCACCATTACCTTGCGAATGCGCGCACGGCGGTCTGGCAGCACCGCTACGACGAGCTCAACGAGCGTGTTGCCACCACTCGCCCCGACGGCCACGTGACCCAATGGCTCACCTATGGTTCTGGCCATGTGCACGGCCTTCTTGTCGACGGGCAAGACATTCTCGGCTTCGAGCGCGACGACCTGCACCGCGAAGTGGCCAGGGAGCAGGGCAACGGCCTGAGCCAGCGCCAGAAGTACGACCCCGCCGGCCGGCTGCTGGAGCAACGCATTTCGCAAACCGGCCGCGGCCCTGCCGATGCGCTGGAGCTCAGCCGCCGCTACACCTACGACAAGGCCGGCCAGCTCACCGCCATTGGCGACAGCCGCCGCGGCCGGCTGGACTACCGCTACGACCCGGTCGGCCGCCTGCTCGAAGCCAACAGCCGGCTCGGCCGCGAGGTCTTCGCCTTCGATCCTGCGGGCAATATCGTCGACCCTGCCTTGGCTGAAGGCCCGGTGCAGCGCACGGCCAACAAGCTGCTCGACAACCTGCTGAAGGAGTACGCCGGCACCAGCTACCGCCATGACGAACGCGGCAATCTCGTTGAGCGCGTGAAGAACGGGCGCAAGACCGTCTTCGCATGGGACGGCTTCAGTCGCATGGCGGCCGCTACCGATCCCGATGGCATTACCACCACATTCAGCTACGACCCGCTGGGCCGCCGCGTCGCCAAACGGTCACGCGACGCGACCACCTCGTTCGGATGGGACGGCGACGTGCTTGCATTCGAGAGCACCCAAAGCACCGCTGCGCTGAACGAGCAGCAGGGGCAGGGATGGAGCGTGCACTACATCCACGAGCGCGATTCGTTCGTGCCGCTGGTGCAGATCAGGCAGCCGCGCGCCATGGCGCTGAGCGAGACCACGGATGTGAAGGCGCTGATGGAAGCGAACGGCGGCGCGTACGACATCGAGCAGGATCCGCTGTGGAATGGCGAGCAGCGCAGCGTGCCGAGCGCCTTCGACGGGAAGGAGATGGCGTTCTATCAATGCGACCACCTGGGTACGCCGCAAGAACTGACGGACCATGAGGGAAGCATTGCCTGGTCGGCGCAGCACAAGGCCTGGGGCGAGGCGCGGGAGACGATCAGCGAGGCGGGGAGAAGGGCGGGGCTCAGGAATCCGATCCGGTTTCAGGGACAGTATTTCGATGAGGAAACGGGGCTGCATTACAACCGGTACCGGTACTACGATCCGTATGCAGGACGATTCCTCTCGCGAGATCCGGTTGGCCTACTCGGTGGCTTCAATTTGCACCAGTTCGTTCCTAACCCGGTCGAATGGATTGATCCACTAGGTCTCGCACGCCAAAAAGGAATTACTCCAAATAACAAGGGCACTCGGACGACTATAGAAGGAGGGGCGCTTCCAGAGGCCGCGGTGGGCTACAGCGGACGAGCCGGCGGAAGTGGTGCCAGCAACCCTGTGGTCAAGGAACTCTATGACTCCGTGCCGGAGGAACTGCAATCCCCAACGCATTCATGGTGCGGTGAACCGGACGCACTTAGCGGAGTTGCCAACCAGCACAATGTGTCGAATGTTGCCGAGCTTCGCAAGGTTGTTCATGGCGCCACTTCGACTACCGTCAGAAATGATGGGGTAGCTCTTCCGTTCTGTAGTTCGTGTGGACATGTGATGCGTCGGCTTGGCGTATGTGATGGAGCAAAAAAATGA